From a region of the Haematobia irritans isolate KBUSLIRL chromosome 4, ASM5000362v1, whole genome shotgun sequence genome:
- the LOC142235354 gene encoding uncharacterized protein LOC142235354 encodes MGLLEEYLILCDEVTTYEQNLKQSEVLQYNEMSIEAEQQELQSMYNEWKDFYRKCINDPACEKKDKVTLKKKKVEVHNSYIRCMAFIGDIKSKIKESVSPPIQKTGSSISVPPCDTEIFHGDYLNWPSFRDLFTAIYVNNKKLSAVEKLYHLFQKTSGEAREINRHIPLTSEGFEIAWENLRNQYENKRIVINNQLRTIFNLPQCTQESSSGLKKLQREINNAISVLKLYKIDIGSWDPIFIYQCSSKLPKLTLSLWEQSVAQKTEIPKWEELDKFLTERFHALESVSDIYGPHTSNSSLPQRQKYNNFDKSKSFKVHHTKVNAQKCSLCKGNHILRSCPKFMSMNYKNRISIVRRDKYCMNCLSLGHMVSECHSQKTCSECNLKHHTLLHRPNLHQKGNNNQSNSKSNSQLATNNNTMPQEEQPSASTSGNVRAYHTTVSNKTMLATAWITVIKDGISHKARALIDPCADDSFVSERLRRILKLSTKAISADISGLGGEHLAKCTKLAYFTIGSVFDPNFSLEIDALVVPDVTGSVPTHSFDNFSASQLPKLDFADPHFYVSGPVDILIGGNLYPLILLNGVQHGILGSLVAQKTVFGWIVTGPTYNRTSMNVSRVAHCTRVSIDEQLSRFWEIEELPKETRISEEDKICEDIYRSTVKRDVTGRYTVDLPFKSDPKVGALSNSNRYVALSQFLRNEQSLTRKPEIKVMYDDVINEYLSLGHMELVDFPKGESEPCFYLPHHGVYKPESVSTKLRVVFNASCPSAKGKSLNDLLYVGPVLQKDIVTLILNWRLYKFVFNADITKMYRQIFVNPKHAPYQRILYRSDPDSEIKDYQLRTVTFGVNCAPYLALRTLLQLAEDEEKRFPLGSTILRNNMYIDDALAGAHSVSEGLRARKELEGILLSGGFELRKWTSNSKEILKGLPRDTLLSEDFLDFDEKSSAKTLGIRWNAKTDMFYFVSEKLKDKETFTKREVLSVIARLFDPLGWLSPVIITAKIFMQQLWLDEIEWDDFLKPMSLMKWKSFIQKYVDIDQINIPRWVRYTPECEIEFHGFCDSSELAYAAVLYARVKFCGQIHTNILVSKSRVAPIKKLSLPRLELCGALLLAELINIFLPQLNVHDRPLYLWSDSTIVLAWLKKPSHTWTTFVANRVAKIQDKVGDCWRHVSTGDNPADLATRGATPSELKDHTLWWSGPPWLKEEDRFWPSNASIPDTNLEAKPTQVHLARSADFEDILARFSCLSRAIHVIAYMFRFFHATRPASKERPKFSSCRLTSTELTFARNRLIFLSQKINFPQEHCSLSQDKPIESKSPLLTLTPFLDKDKLIRANGRLGSTLSLSYSERHPVILSPKSGFAKLYVRFIHQLTLHGGPQLMLATIRLECWILRAKNLIRSCVHNCKDCVLARKAMQGQIMAALPPERTTFSRPFTNTGVDFAGPFDLKNFSGRGCRISKCYICLFVCFSTKAIHLEVVSDLSTPAFMAALVRFVSRRGCPHKIYSDNGRNFVGAAREIKANFVKSLSELKSEAVVRYGHQKLEWHFIPASAPHMGGLWEAGVKSCKTHLKKISGQIRHTFEEFSTILASIESCLNSRPLTPMSDSQEDFSVLTPGHFLVGSSLLSPAEPEKINEKLSLLNRWRRLKIIQQDFCRRWKSDYLKELNKRNKWQRPSESLKLGDMVVLRQEPGGPNEWRLGRVIKLYPGSDGHIRVVDLKTAAGPITRPIHKLVLLPRLD; translated from the coding sequence ATGGGGCTGTTGGAAGAATATCTCATTTTGTGCGATGAGGTCACTACCTATGAACAAAACTTAAAACAATCTGAGGTATTGCAATACAATGAAATGTCGATCGAGGCAGAACAACAAGAGCTGCAAAGCATGTATAATGAGTGGaaggatttttatagaaaatgtatcaaCGACCCAGCTTGTGAAAAGAAAGACAAAGTAACTTTAAAAAAGAAGAAAGTTGAAGTTCACAACAGTTACATTCGATGTATGGCTTTCATTGGGGATATCAAGTCAAAGATAAAGGAATCTGTTTCCCCCCCAATTCAAAAGACTGGTAGCTCAATTTCTGTCCCGCCGTGTGACACGGAAATTTTTCATGGTGACTATTTGAATTGGCCCAGTTTTAGGGATTTATTCACTGCTATATatgtgaataataaaaaattgagcGCTGTAGAGAAATTGTACCACCTTTTCCAAAAAACGAGTGGAGAAGCACGTGAAATAAATAGACATATCCCATTAACGTCTGAAGGTTTTGAAATTGCGTGGGAAAACTTGCGTAATCAATACGAGAATAAACGCATAGTAATTAACAATCAATTACGAACAATTTTTAATCTGCCTCAGTGTACGCAAGAATCTTCTAGCGGTCTGAAGAAATTGCAACGCGAAATTAATAATGCGATTTCAGTTCTCAAACTATATAAAATCGACATTGGTTCGTGGGATCCGATATTTATATATCAATGTTCTTCAAAATTGCCAAAGTTAACATTGTCTCTGTGGGAGCAGTCAGTTGCTCAAAAGACTGAAATACCGAAGTGGGAGGAACTTGATAAGTTTCTAACTGAAAGGTTTCATGCGTTAGAAAGTGTATCGGACATTTATGGCCCACATACTTCAAATTCATCTCTGCCTCAGCGGCAAaagtataataattttgataaatctaAAAGTTTTAAAGTCCATCACACAAAAGTAAATGCCCAGAAATGCAGTTTGTGCAAAGGAAATCACATCTTACGTTCCTGTCCCAAGTTCATGAGTATgaactataaaaatagaatttcaatTGTAAGACGGGACAAATATTGTATGAATTGTTTGTCTTTGGGACACATGGTTTCAGAATGCCATAGTCAGAAAACGTGTTCCGAATGTAATTTAAAACATCATACGCTGTTACACAGACCGAATCTTCACCAAAAAGGAAATAATAATCAAAGTAATAGTAAATCGAATTCACAGTTAGCGACTAATAACAATACAATGCCTCAAGAGGAACAGCCCTCAGCTTCAACTTCAGGGAACGTTAGGGCATATCATACAACGGTTTCTAATAAAACGATGTTAGCTACTGCATGGATAACTGTTATTAAAGATGGTATTTCTCATAAAGCCCGAGCGCTAATTGATCCTTGTGCGGATGATTCATTTGTCTCTGAGAGACTTAGAAGAATACTTAAATTATCTACGAAAGCTATTTCTGCCGATATTTCTGGATTAGGCGGCGAGCATTTAGCCAAATGCACTAAATTGGCATATTTTACAATCGGTTCGGTGTTTGATCCGaacttttcattagaaatagatGCACTTGTTGTCCCAGATGTAACAGGAAGTGttccaacacattcctttgataatTTTTCTGCTTCACAATTGCCTAAATTAGATTTTGCTGACCCACATTTTTATGTTAGCGGTCCGGTGGATATCCTCATAGGAGGAAATTTATATCCACTAATTTTACTCAATGGAGTACAACACGGCATTCTTGGTTCGCTTGTGGCACAGAAAACGGTCTTTGGATGGATCGTAACTGGCCCAACGTACAATAGGACTTCGATGAATGTGTCTCGGGTAGCTCATTGTACAAGAGTGTCAATAGATGAGCAACTGTCTCGATTTTGGGAAATCGAAGAACTTCCAAAGGAAACACGAATTTCTGAAGAAGATAAAATATGTGAAGACATATATCGCTCCACTGTTAAACGAGATGTGACGGGAAGGTACACCGTCGACTTGCCATTCAAATCTGACCCAAAAGTGGGTGCACTTAGTAATTCAAACAGATATGTGGCTCTAAGTCAATTCCTACGAAATGAACAATCACTGACACGAAAGCCTGAAATTAAGGTTATGTATGATGACGTGATCAATGAATATTTGTCTCTAGGACATATGGAACTTGTTGATTTTCCAAAGGGAGAATCTGAACCTTGTTTTTATCTGCCTCATCATGGCGTATATAAGCCCGAAAGTGTTTCCACCAAATTGAGAGTGGTATTTAATGCCTCATGTCCCTCGGCGAAGGGAAAAAGTCTGAACGACTTATTATATGTTGGGCCAGTCTTGCAGAAAGACATAGTGACCCTAATTTTAAATTGGAGATTgtacaaatttgtttttaacgcGGATATCACAAAGATGTATCGGCAAATCTTTGTCAACCCCAAGCATGCCCCGTACCAACGGATTTTATATAGATCAGATCCAGATAGTGAAATTAAAGATTACCAGTTGAGAACGGTAACATTTGGCGTCAATTGCGCGCCTTATTTGGCCCTACGCACTCTGCTCCAATTGGCCGAAGATGAGGAAAAAAGATTTCCACTAGGGTCAACGATATTAAGGAACAATATGTATATTGATGACGCGCTTGCCGGCGCACATTCTGTCTCTGAGGGCCTAAGGGCTAGAAAAGAATTAGAAGGGATTCTTTTATCTGGTGGGTTTGAACTTCGAAAGTGGACTTCAAacagtaaagaaattttaaagggCTTGCCTCGAGACACTCTATTGAGTGAAGATTTTCTGGATTTTGATGAGAAAAGCTCTGCGAAAACCTTGGGAATAAGGTGGAACGCCAAAACTgatatgttttattttgtttcagaAAAGTTAAAAGAcaaagaaacttttactaaaaggGAAGTTTTGTCGGTGATTGCGCGTCTCTTTGACCCATTGGGTTGGTTATCTCCGGTTATAATTACCGCGAAGATATTTATGCAACAGCTATGGCTGGATGAAATTGAGTGGGATGATTTCCTCAAACCAATGTCTCTAATGAAATGGAAGtcctttatacaaaaatatgtcgACATTGATCAAATAAATATCCCTCGTTGGGTTAGATATACCCCCGAATGCGAAATTGAATTTCATGGATTTTGTGACTCTTCGGAGCTTGCTTATGCAGCTGTATTGTATGCGAGGGTAAAGTTTTGTGGCCAGATTCACACTAATATACTTGTCTCAAAATCAAGAGTCGCGCCTATTAAAAAACTTTCTCTGCCCAGACTAGAGTTGTGTGGAGCTCTACTTCTAGCagaattgataaacatttttctgcCTCAATTAAATGTTCATGATCGGCCTCTCTATTTATGGTCCGACTCAACTATCGTCCTCGCTTGGCTGAAGAAACCTTCACATACTTGGACAACCTTCGTGGCAAATAGAGTTGCCAAAATTCAAGACAAAGTCGGAGACTGTTGGCGTCACGTTTCCACTGGTGATAACCCCGCTGACCTAGCAACCCGGGGGGCGACTCCTTCAGAATTGAAGGATCATACTCTTTGGTGGTCGGGACCACCATGGTTAAAAGAAGAGGATCGGTTTTGGCCTTCGAACGCAAGCATTCCTGATACGAATTTAGAAGCCAAGCCAACACAGGTTCATTTAGCTAGGTCAGCAGATTTCGAGGATATACTTGCGCGATTTTCTTGCCTCTCTCGGGCGATTCACGTCATCGCCTATATGTTTAGATTTTTTCATGCTACTCGTCCTGCCTCTAAAGAGAGGCCGAAGTTCAGCAGCTGTCGTCTCACGTCGACCGAATTGACATTTGCGAGAAATCGTTTAATTTTTCTGTCTCAAAAGATCAACTTTCCTCAAGAACACTGTTCTCTGTCCCAGGATAAGCCCATTGAATCCAAAAGTCCACTATTAACTCTTACCCCGTTTCTCGATAAGGATAAACTCATTCGAGCCAATGGCCGGCTAGGTTCCACTCTGTCACTATCATACAGTGAACGACATCCAGTAATTCTGTCTCCTAAGAGCGGTTTTGCCAAACTTTACGTACGCTTTATCCATCAATTGACTCTGCATGGAGGTCCTCAGCTAATGTTAGCGACAATACGTCTTGAGTGTTGGATTTTACGAGCGAAAAACTTAATCAGATCTTGTGTTCATAACTGTAAGGATTGCGTACTGGCACGAAAGGCTATGCAAGGCCAAATTATGGCGGCTCTACCCCCTGAACGGACCACATTTAGCCGTCCATTTACAAATACGGGTGTGGACTTTGCGGGTCCGTTTGACCTGAAGAATTTCTCCGGCCGTGGCTGCCGCATTTCCAAATGCTACATATGCCTTTTTGTCTGTTTCTCGACGAAGGCCATTCATCTTGAGGTTGTGAGTGACTTATCTACCCCAGCTTTCATGGCTGCACTAGTACGCTTTGTCTCACGTCGAGGGTGTCCTCACAAAATTTATTCTGACAATGGTCGCAATTTTGTGGGAGCTGCCCGAGAAATAAAAGCCAATTTTGTAAAGTCCTTGTCGGAGCTGAAATCTGAAGCCGTTGTCCGTTATGGCCACCAAAAGTTGGAGTGGCATTTCATCCCTGCCTCTGCACCTCACATGGGAGGGCTGTGGGAGGCCGGCGTAAAAAGTTGTAAGacccatttaaagaaaatttcgggtCAAATACGCCACACATTTGAAGAATTTAGTACTATACTGGCCTCGATTGAATCCTGTCTCAATTCACGGCCGCTTACTCCAATGTCGGATAGTCAAGAAGATTTCTCCGTATTGACCCCAGGACATTTCTTGGTTGGTTCATCTCTACTGTCTCCTGCTGAGCCTgaaaaaattaacgaaaaacTGTCTCTTTTGAATCGTTGGCGCAGACTTAAAATTATCCAACAGGACTTTTGTCGTCGGTGGAAATCCGACTATCTCAAAGAATTGAATAAAAGGAATAAGTGGCAACGGCCTTCAGAAAGCCTTaaattaggagatatggtcgttTTGCGTCAGGAACCAGGAGGGCCTAACGAGTGGCGTCTCGGAAGAGTTATCAAATTGTACCCGGGGTCCGACGGGCACATTAGAGTTGTTGACCTGAAAACGGCAGCTGGACCTATAACACGTCCAATTCACAAACTTGTTTTACTACCTCGCCTGGATTAG